Proteins encoded in a region of the Stieleria neptunia genome:
- a CDS encoding acyltransferase family protein, whose translation MNHHSESAIVATNAPHRYHDLDAFRGWAVLLEIVLRNRMTLDELIPRAFADPVRYTASIIALKAVYRAIDALAMWTLVFGFLRFFQTYFHHPSARLRYISDSSYWLYLLHFPLTIWIAMYFSQLQLGPIAKFVCSNRVTLGYR comes from the coding sequence GTGAATCATCACTCAGAATCGGCGATCGTCGCTACAAATGCTCCGCACCGCTATCACGATCTGGACGCGTTTCGCGGCTGGGCGGTGCTGTTGGAAATCGTCTTGCGAAATCGAATGACGCTCGATGAGTTGATTCCGAGGGCCTTTGCGGATCCGGTGCGATACACGGCATCGATCATCGCATTGAAGGCGGTTTATCGTGCGATCGACGCACTGGCGATGTGGACGCTGGTGTTTGGCTTCTTGAGGTTCTTTCAGACCTACTTCCACCACCCCAGCGCCAGGCTGCGATACATTTCAGATTCATCGTATTGGCTGTACTTGCTGCACTTTCCACTGACGATCTGGATCGCGATGTATTTTTCGCAATTGCAGCTGGGGCCGATTGCGAAGTTCGTTTGTTCCAATAGAGTGACGCTTGGCTATCGTTGA
- a CDS encoding YybH family protein — MSSRFLALVFLLTTLAGFASAQPGDHALKKLQQRSEAFEKHFNGHDADALSTLYSKDCDVVHNGMPRVGREHMRREWQNYFDANPNVQTTIRRDVGSPRLIDENTGIESGRWEDSHHRQAGLVTAGNYTSVYNRIDGDWQIVHERGWPDPTAPLSTGKSVSDERLMPEDVYRQLDRLTGRWSLQSTFQGKSSRTEGLVRWAKGGHCLQWEFSGPDAVTGVVFSANGLIGYDPVTEKAIEYTFSSDGDTSKSTFDFSDPDNWICKGEYSERTVGGKFQPATATREFAWKSDNELVMVKRDWVRDGKAMPEITTVASRTSIAMPSQLAEDLETLLGQWECKVMIGDETKVKQFDAAWQPGRNAIVYRQINPESGAFDDAIVGWDAASQSLVEHGFRSDGSKWEIRWSDIGSGVWKGTGTSTVDGQTHHFACQLTFAGGKSEYRGSWMGKPMMIKRTKKQ, encoded by the coding sequence ATGTCATCGCGATTTCTAGCATTGGTTTTTCTTCTGACAACCCTGGCCGGTTTTGCTTCGGCGCAGCCAGGCGATCACGCGTTGAAGAAATTGCAGCAGCGCAGTGAAGCGTTCGAGAAACATTTCAACGGCCATGACGCCGACGCCCTGTCCACGCTCTATTCGAAGGATTGCGACGTCGTGCACAACGGAATGCCTCGCGTCGGGCGCGAGCACATGAGGCGTGAGTGGCAGAACTACTTTGATGCCAACCCCAACGTGCAGACGACGATTCGACGCGATGTGGGGTCACCTCGGTTGATTGATGAGAACACGGGCATCGAAAGCGGTCGTTGGGAAGACTCCCATCACCGCCAAGCGGGGCTGGTGACCGCCGGGAACTACACTTCGGTCTACAACAGAATCGATGGGGATTGGCAAATCGTCCACGAACGCGGTTGGCCGGACCCGACGGCACCTCTGTCGACGGGAAAGTCCGTCAGTGATGAACGTCTGATGCCCGAGGACGTCTATCGACAACTCGATCGATTGACGGGGCGTTGGTCCCTGCAGTCGACGTTCCAGGGTAAATCGTCTCGAACCGAAGGTTTGGTTCGTTGGGCCAAAGGCGGGCACTGCCTTCAATGGGAATTTTCTGGCCCCGATGCTGTTACCGGCGTGGTCTTCTCCGCGAACGGACTGATCGGATACGACCCGGTGACAGAAAAGGCGATCGAATACACGTTTTCTTCGGACGGCGACACGTCAAAATCGACCTTCGATTTCTCCGATCCCGATAACTGGATCTGCAAGGGTGAGTACTCCGAGAGGACGGTGGGCGGGAAATTCCAGCCGGCGACCGCAACTCGCGAATTCGCTTGGAAGAGTGACAACGAGTTGGTCATGGTGAAACGCGATTGGGTTCGGGACGGCAAAGCGATGCCTGAGATCACCACGGTTGCAAGCCGAACGTCGATCGCGATGCCATCGCAACTCGCCGAAGACTTGGAGACACTCCTGGGGCAGTGGGAATGTAAAGTGATGATCGGAGACGAAACGAAAGTCAAGCAATTTGACGCCGCTTGGCAACCGGGCCGCAACGCGATCGTTTATCGACAAATCAATCCAGAATCTGGCGCCTTTGACGATGCGATCGTCGGATGGGACGCGGCGAGTCAATCATTAGTTGAACATGGTTTTCGGTCGGACGGGTCAAAGTGGGAAATCCGCTGGTCAGACATCGGATCTGGTGTTTGGAAGGGAACGGGAACCAGTACAGTAGACGGCCAGACTCACCACTTCGCCTGTCAACTGACATTTGCTGGCGGAAAATCGGAGTACCGCGGTTCGTGGATGGGGAAACCCATGATGATCAAACGCACCAAGAAGCAGTGA
- a CDS encoding phosphonate degradation HD-domain oxygenase, translating into MTTTEQIIKLFDRKGDSEYGGEPVTQREHALQAAFLALQADAKPSLIVAALLHDIGHLLHDLPDDAPDAGIDDHHERSGDHFLRPLFSDAVTEPVRMHVEAKRYLCAVDPDYMSALSEPSRVSLALQGGPMTAEEAEQFIVQPFAEDAVRLRRWDDEAKIAGLETPPLDRFAEFLTQQLVSTDRK; encoded by the coding sequence ATGACAACAACCGAACAGATCATTAAGTTGTTTGATCGCAAGGGAGATTCGGAATACGGGGGCGAACCGGTGACGCAACGCGAGCACGCGTTGCAAGCGGCGTTTCTCGCCCTTCAGGCCGATGCAAAACCGTCGTTGATCGTCGCAGCCCTGTTGCACGACATCGGGCATTTGCTGCATGACCTGCCCGACGATGCACCGGATGCGGGGATCGACGATCATCACGAGCGATCCGGGGATCACTTTTTGCGTCCGCTGTTTTCCGATGCCGTCACCGAACCGGTCCGGATGCACGTTGAAGCGAAACGGTATCTTTGTGCCGTGGATCCGGACTACATGAGTGCGCTCAGCGAACCGTCTCGGGTCAGTCTGGCCTTGCAGGGCGGACCGATGACGGCGGAAGAAGCGGAACAGTTTATCGTCCAACCGTTTGCCGAGGACGCCGTCCGGTTGAGACGCTGGGACGATGAAGCCAAAATCGCCGGTCTGGAAACCCCGCCGCTGGATCGATTCGCCGAATTCCTGACGCAGCAGCTGGTGTCCACCGATCGGAAGTAA
- a CDS encoding zinc-binding dehydrogenase, which translates to MQASSQPSTCRAAVFHRAGQPLALETFPRPSLLAGEALVRIRLCTICGSDLHTLKGLRIEPTPSILAHEVVGEIVELAEPVPQDVEGQPLEVGDRVTWSVCVSCFDCDRCRSGMPQKCRHLVKYGHSVAAGREALSGGLAESILLRRGTTIARLPAELPDEVASPINCATSTIAAAYRMAGDVSDQRVLIFGAGMLGLTAVAMGKESGAKQVTICDVDPQRLELAKRFGATDTIAVDSIGSLDGPFDVILECSGSPDAIETACRIGDVGARVILVGSVMESRPVQLDPTNIVRKWMSIVGVHNYAPVDLRRAIDFISRCHHKYPFAELVARTFDLSEANAAIEFSIQHRPIRVAVRPRAVHPRPQTP; encoded by the coding sequence ATGCAAGCGTCGAGTCAACCGTCGACTTGCCGAGCGGCGGTCTTTCATCGGGCCGGCCAACCGCTTGCATTGGAAACGTTTCCGCGACCGAGTCTGTTGGCCGGTGAAGCACTGGTTCGGATCCGGCTCTGCACGATCTGCGGCAGTGATCTTCACACCCTAAAAGGGTTGCGAATCGAACCGACGCCATCGATTTTGGCCCACGAAGTTGTCGGTGAAATCGTCGAACTCGCCGAACCCGTTCCGCAGGACGTCGAGGGGCAACCGCTTGAAGTCGGCGATCGCGTCACGTGGTCGGTCTGCGTCAGTTGCTTTGATTGCGACCGCTGCCGATCGGGCATGCCGCAGAAGTGTCGTCACTTGGTGAAATACGGCCATTCGGTCGCCGCCGGGCGCGAGGCGCTCAGCGGCGGGCTGGCCGAGTCCATTTTGCTGCGACGCGGCACGACGATCGCCCGGTTGCCGGCTGAGTTGCCGGACGAAGTGGCCAGTCCGATCAACTGTGCGACGTCCACCATCGCGGCGGCGTATCGGATGGCCGGCGACGTTTCCGATCAACGCGTTTTGATCTTCGGCGCCGGCATGCTGGGATTGACGGCCGTCGCCATGGGCAAGGAGTCCGGGGCCAAGCAGGTGACGATTTGCGACGTCGACCCGCAGCGGCTGGAGCTGGCCAAACGGTTTGGCGCCACGGACACCATTGCGGTCGACTCGATCGGATCACTTGACGGCCCCTTCGATGTCATCTTGGAATGTTCCGGTTCGCCCGACGCGATCGAAACGGCGTGTCGAATCGGCGATGTCGGTGCACGGGTGATCCTGGTCGGTTCGGTGATGGAATCACGGCCGGTGCAGCTGGATCCGACCAACATTGTTCGCAAGTGGATGTCCATTGTCGGCGTCCACAACTACGCGCCGGTCGATTTGCGTCGCGCGATCGACTTCATCAGCCGATGTCACCACAAGTACCCGTTCGCCGAACTGGTGGCACGGACGTTTGACCTGTCAGAGGCCAACGCCGCGATTGAATTTTCCATCCAGCATCGCCCGATCCGCGTCGCGGTGCGTCCCAGGGCTGTGCATCCCAGGCCGCAAACACCATGA
- a CDS encoding DUF5690 family protein: protein MPSTDSDIASADAPSDGSNPRSRLLLAAVAAFCTYFCMYAFRKPFTAGTYEGQELLGMGLKSVLVISQLAGYMISKFVGIRVVSEMPRHRRAIAIVGLILTAELALVGFAYAPLTFKAPLLFLNGFPLGMVFGLVLAYLEGRKQTEALSAALCASFIISSGVVKSIGRWVIQDWGVSEFQMPMLVGLIFLVPLLVSVWLLQSTPPPDQTDRRHRSDRDAMTRQDRSRFWMEYWPGLSLLIFVYVALTVIRTVRDDFAVEIWRDLGVGETPSVFARSEIVVALLVTVFNAFAVWIRHNMAAVRIVTILMCGAFAIVGASAILQSGGLISPFMFMVSCGVGMYVPYVAFHTTVFERLVAASRHPANVVFLMYVADAVGYLGYAVVLSIRMTLPSPDSVLPSFRMLLLVSSFVSVAALCFSLRYFRTVIEVDGVEVDGERNPMAAHAEPVQTVEAGGGNA from the coding sequence GTGCCCTCCACCGATTCTGACATCGCCTCGGCAGACGCTCCTTCCGACGGCAGTAATCCCCGTTCGCGACTGTTGCTGGCCGCGGTCGCGGCGTTCTGCACGTACTTTTGCATGTACGCGTTTCGAAAACCCTTTACCGCCGGAACGTACGAGGGTCAGGAACTGTTGGGGATGGGGCTGAAATCGGTCCTGGTCATTTCGCAACTGGCCGGCTACATGATTTCGAAATTCGTCGGCATTCGAGTCGTCTCGGAAATGCCGCGTCATCGGCGTGCCATCGCCATCGTGGGGCTGATCCTGACGGCGGAATTGGCGCTGGTCGGATTTGCCTATGCGCCGCTCACGTTCAAGGCGCCCTTGTTGTTCTTGAACGGCTTTCCGTTGGGAATGGTGTTTGGGCTGGTCCTGGCCTACTTGGAAGGCAGGAAACAGACCGAGGCGCTTTCGGCGGCGCTGTGTGCGAGCTTTATCATTTCGTCCGGTGTGGTGAAGTCGATCGGACGTTGGGTCATCCAGGACTGGGGCGTCAGCGAGTTTCAGATGCCGATGCTCGTCGGGCTAATTTTCCTGGTTCCGCTGCTGGTTTCGGTCTGGTTGCTCCAGTCTACACCGCCTCCGGATCAAACGGATCGCCGACATCGCAGCGATAGAGATGCGATGACGCGGCAGGATCGGAGTCGATTTTGGATGGAGTATTGGCCGGGGTTGTCGCTGTTGATTTTCGTCTACGTGGCGTTGACCGTCATTCGTACCGTCCGAGACGATTTCGCGGTGGAAATCTGGCGCGACCTCGGGGTCGGCGAAACGCCTTCGGTTTTCGCGCGTTCCGAAATTGTTGTCGCACTGCTGGTCACGGTGTTCAACGCCTTTGCGGTTTGGATCCGGCACAACATGGCGGCCGTTCGAATCGTAACGATCTTGATGTGCGGTGCGTTCGCCATCGTCGGTGCGTCGGCGATCTTGCAGTCCGGCGGCCTGATCTCCCCGTTCATGTTCATGGTTTCGTGCGGCGTGGGCATGTATGTCCCCTACGTTGCGTTTCACACCACCGTCTTCGAACGACTGGTCGCGGCGTCCCGTCACCCCGCCAATGTCGTGTTTTTGATGTATGTTGCCGACGCCGTCGGTTACTTGGGGTACGCCGTCGTGTTGTCGATCCGAATGACGCTCCCGTCTCCGGATTCCGTCTTGCCGTCGTTTCGCATGCTTCTGCTGGTTTCAAGCTTCGTCTCGGTCGCCGCCTTGTGTTTCTCCCTACGCTATTTCCGCACCGTGATTGAAGTCGACGGCGTGGAAGTCGACGGCGAACGGAATCCGATGGCGGCGCATGCGGAACCGGTGCAAACCGTGGAAGCCGGGGGCGGCAATGCCTGA
- a CDS encoding inositol oxygenase family protein → MSVPSNPADHRTDPAKPLEDLEDWEADLVRRYPEPNKPTDEFRNYGEDTKPGVREFYQLNHRYQTYDFVQQKREQFLPLRHCKMTVWEAMEYLNQLVDESDPDTDLSQIEHLLQTAESIRADGHPRWFVLTGLIHDLGKVLCLFGEPQWAVVGDTFPVGCRFSGRIVFPEFFAENPDSTDQRYNTEYGVYSPGVGLDNVFLSWGHDEYLYQVVKDRLPAEALAIIRYHSFYPGHRESAYDHLMNDHDHRMFKWVRAFNPYDLYTKSDSRPNVDALRPFYEELINEFLPGTLDW, encoded by the coding sequence ATGTCTGTGCCATCCAACCCCGCCGATCACCGCACCGACCCGGCTAAACCGCTCGAGGATCTCGAGGACTGGGAGGCGGATCTGGTGCGTCGCTATCCCGAACCGAACAAGCCGACCGACGAGTTTCGAAATTATGGTGAAGACACGAAGCCGGGTGTCCGTGAGTTTTATCAGCTGAACCACCGGTATCAGACTTACGATTTTGTGCAACAGAAACGCGAACAGTTCCTTCCGCTGCGGCATTGCAAGATGACGGTCTGGGAAGCGATGGAGTATCTGAACCAATTGGTCGACGAGAGTGATCCCGACACGGATCTTTCTCAGATCGAGCATCTGTTGCAGACCGCCGAATCGATTCGCGCCGACGGCCATCCGCGCTGGTTTGTCCTGACGGGGTTGATCCACGATCTCGGCAAGGTGTTGTGCCTGTTCGGTGAACCCCAATGGGCGGTGGTTGGAGACACGTTTCCGGTAGGTTGCCGGTTCTCTGGGCGGATCGTGTTTCCGGAATTTTTTGCCGAGAACCCCGATTCGACCGACCAGCGGTACAACACCGAGTACGGCGTCTATTCGCCCGGCGTCGGGCTCGACAACGTGTTCCTTTCGTGGGGGCACGACGAGTACTTGTACCAGGTCGTCAAGGATCGGCTGCCCGCCGAAGCACTGGCGATCATCCGTTACCATTCGTTTTATCCCGGCCACCGAGAATCGGCGTACGACCATCTGATGAATGATCACGATCATCGGATGTTCAAATGGGTGCGGGCTTTCAACCCGTATGACCTGTATACCAAAAGCGATAGCCGGCCGAACGTGGATGCCTTGCGTCCGTTCTATGAAGAACTGATAAATGAGTTCCTTCCGGGGACGCTCGATTGGTGA